The Deefgea tanakiae DNA segment ACGCGAGTACGTTTGCCGCAGAGAGCGGCGAGCAGTGGGAAGGTTTAGCGCTCAACATTAACCTCCCCAATATGCAGCCGCTACAACTGGTGATGGCGACCCCGCATCGTGAGCTGATGGCTGCCGCAATTAAAGAACGTAATCGCAGCATGTTGGTTTCGGCTTTCATCATTGCATTCGGATTGATGGTTGCAGTTTGGCTGGCGCGCCGAGCATCAAAACCAATCAATGATTTAACCAGTGAAATCCAAAAAATAGAGCAATTTCAATTTGGAGAAGCCATTCAAGTTAAAACCAATATTACCGAGATAGCTCGCCTTGCTGAAAGTTTAGGCGCAATGAAAACAACCATTCAACATTTCATGGAGCTATCACAAGCACTCGCCGCAGAAACTAATTTTGGCCGCTTGCTCGCGCGAATTTTGGATGAACTTGGTGCGGTCAGTCGCGCAGAAGGCGGGGTTATTTTTATCACTCATGCCGATGGGCAGCATATCGAAGCAGAACAATATTTTTGGCAAAGCAAGGCGCAAACTGCAGCTGGAAAAGCGACCGCGATCGCATTAAATAGCCAACATGTGATTGCGCAAGCGCTACAAAATCAACAGATACTACGCACAATTTCACCCCGCGAGTTTCAGGCATCGTTCCCATTACTACCGCCTGCCGAGAGGGACCTTAGCCAACTGACGCTACCGCTAGTCAATCGTGATGGCACGCTGGTGGGTGTTTTAGCCCTCATTATTGATGACGCTCGTATACCCAGCGCAGACCTATTGGCTTTTGTTCAAACCATCGCCGCGACTGCCGCCGTTGCCGTTGATACGCAGCGCCTCATCAATGAGCAAAAAGTATTGCTCGAAGCCTTTATTCAACTCATTGCTGGCGCAATTGATGCCAAGAGCCCCTACACCGGCGGCCACTGCCAACGCGTGCCAGAACTGACCAAAATGCTTGCGCTGGCAGCGCAAAAACAAAGCAGCGGCCCATTTGCCGATTTCTCACTCAATGAAGAGCAATGGGAAGAACTCCATATCGCAGCATGGTTACACGATTGCGGTAAAGTCACGACACCAGAATATGTGGTCGACAAAGCCACAAAGTTAGAAACCCTCTACGATCGAATTCACGAAGTGCGAATGCGCTTTGAGGTACTAAAACGCGATGCAGAAATTGCATGCTGGCAAGGGATTGCGAACGGTGGAGATGCGCATGAACTTCAAGCTCAACTGACTCAAGAACGAGACACACTGGACGAGGAGTACCACTTTATCGCCACCTGTAACGAAGGCGGTGAATTTATGGCCCCCGAAAAAGTGGATCGACTCAAACAAATCGCCAGCCGCACATGGCTACGTACACTACCCGACCGAATCGGTATTTCACACGAAGAAAAAGAGCGCAAAGCCCGTGAACCCGAAGCGCAACTGCCTGTTACCGAAGCTTTATTGGCCGATAAGGCAGAACATATTTTAATTCGCAGCGAACGCGATAAACTTGCCGAAGACAATCCTTGGGGCTTTAAGGTCAAAGTACCGGAACACATGTATAACCGTGGAGAGCTTTACAATCTTGGCGTAGCGCGAGGTACCCTTTCAGAAGAAGAACGCTACAAGATTAATGAGCATATTATTCAAACCATTATCATGCTAGAAAAACTCCCCTTCCCACGTCACCTACACCGAGTTCCAGAAATCGCCGGAGGCCACCACGAAAAAATGGATGGCACGGGTTACCCAAAACGGCTGAAACGCGACGAAATGAGTTCCCCAGCACGGATGATGGCAATTGCCGATATTTTTGAAGCACTCACCGCGATTGATCGGCCCTATAAAAAAGGCAAAACGCTTTCAGAGGCGATCAAAATTATGGGATTTATGATCAAAGATCAACATATTGACCCTGAGATATTCTCGCTCTTTCTCAGTGAAGGCTTGCACCTTGAATATGCACGACGCTTTATGAAGCCCGAGCAAATCGATGAAGTCGACATTTCGCCCTATATCCTCAATGCATAAAACCCCAAGCCGGCACTGCCGGCTTTTTTACGTCCTCGTTGTAATTGATGTTTTGCGACAAAAAGTAGCAAAAGAATCGACTTAGCGGCAGTGATGCCTAGCGCCTCGTCATAATGAATCGTGCTAAAATTGCGCGAATCTTGATAGTAATAGAAGGCAAAACAGCCTTTTTTCTTTATCTAAATGTGGAGCTTTGCATGTCGTCTTCGATTTTTTCCGCTGTAGAAATGGCCCCTCGCGATCCAATCTTGGGTCTGAACGAATCTTTCAACGCCGATACCCGTGACTTTAAAGTCAACCTAGGGGTCGGCGTTTACTTTAATGACGAAGGCAAAATTCCTCTATTGGCAGCGGTAAAGTCAGCGGAACAAGTCCGTTTGGCGGCACAACCACCACGTGGCTACCAAGCCATCGAAGGCAACCCAGCGTACAACACTGGCGTGCAAAACCTATTGTTTGGTACTGAAAGCGAATTGACTGCCGCTGGCCGCGTTGTAACGGCTCAAGCCTTGGGCGGCACAGGCGCTTTGCGTATCGGCGGCGACTTCTTGCAACGTCTGAACCCAAACGCAACCGTTTACATCAGCAATCCAAGCTGGGAAAACCATCGCGCAATTTTTGAAGCGGCTGGCTTCAAAGTGGGCGACTATCCATACTACGACGCAGCGACACGTGGCGTAGATTTCGCAGCAATGAAAGCCTTCCTACTTGGTTTGGAAGCTGGCTCGATCATCATCTTGCACGCTTGCTGCCACAACCCAACTGGTGCAGATTTGTCTGATGCACAATGGGCAGAAGTCGTTGAAGCTTGCCGCGAACGCGGTTTGGTACCGTTCCTCGACATGGCTTACCAAGGTTTTGCTGAAGGTATTAGTGAAGACTCAGTGGCAGTCAACGCTTTCGCAGCGTCTGGCCTGCAATTCTTGATCTCTAGCTCATTCTCAAAAAGCTTCTCACTCTATGGTGAGCGTGTTGGTGCATTGTCGATCATCACTTCAAGCAAAGAAGAATCTGGCCGCGTATTGAGCCAACTAAAACGTGTCATCCGCACGAACTACTCAAACCCACCAATCCACGGTGGCGCAGTGGTTGCGGCCGTTTTGGCAAGCCCAGAATTGCGCGCAATGTGGGAAGAAGAACTCGGCGGCATGCGCGTGCGTATCCGCAGCATGCGTTCTGGCTTGGTTGAAAAGCTCGCTGCTCGCGGTGTGGCGCAAGACTTCAGCTTCGTAACGCAACAACGCGGCATGTTCTCTTACACCGGATTGACTGCTGATCAAGTTGAAGTATT contains these protein-coding regions:
- a CDS encoding amino acid aminotransferase — its product is MSSSIFSAVEMAPRDPILGLNESFNADTRDFKVNLGVGVYFNDEGKIPLLAAVKSAEQVRLAAQPPRGYQAIEGNPAYNTGVQNLLFGTESELTAAGRVVTAQALGGTGALRIGGDFLQRLNPNATVYISNPSWENHRAIFEAAGFKVGDYPYYDAATRGVDFAAMKAFLLGLEAGSIIILHACCHNPTGADLSDAQWAEVVEACRERGLVPFLDMAYQGFAEGISEDSVAVNAFAASGLQFLISSSFSKSFSLYGERVGALSIITSSKEESGRVLSQLKRVIRTNYSNPPIHGGAVVAAVLASPELRAMWEEELGGMRVRIRSMRSGLVEKLAARGVAQDFSFVTQQRGMFSYTGLTADQVEVLRAEHGIYAVSTGRICLAALNNKNIDYVADAIAKVL
- a CDS encoding HD domain-containing phosphohydrolase; this encodes MHHSSHNKVPFYIHIAYLFIALLLGFALISGWNQYHATSVILKQSADQQFRLAAKAAIEEVEAIYQSGARSTELMAQQRLMNATTLNERLESLPYLATSLKYNPAVIAQFIGYETGDFFLVRTYEGNPAIQKRFNPPAGTMWIIQSVTHPNGKAHGEYLFYNQALQQIERRVDPEYQFDPRSRDWYKAKLNFHQLLVSAPYFFASSGLPGITFAQQTTNELAVVGSDIRLERINEFLLRHKITPDTRLALLDQDERVLASHKGTPELIIEADGKTVLPKLMSYDAPVLKHFLGMPQGKAENASTFAAESGEQWEGLALNINLPNMQPLQLVMATPHRELMAAAIKERNRSMLVSAFIIAFGLMVAVWLARRASKPINDLTSEIQKIEQFQFGEAIQVKTNITEIARLAESLGAMKTTIQHFMELSQALAAETNFGRLLARILDELGAVSRAEGGVIFITHADGQHIEAEQYFWQSKAQTAAGKATAIALNSQHVIAQALQNQQILRTISPREFQASFPLLPPAERDLSQLTLPLVNRDGTLVGVLALIIDDARIPSADLLAFVQTIAATAAVAVDTQRLINEQKVLLEAFIQLIAGAIDAKSPYTGGHCQRVPELTKMLALAAQKQSSGPFADFSLNEEQWEELHIAAWLHDCGKVTTPEYVVDKATKLETLYDRIHEVRMRFEVLKRDAEIACWQGIANGGDAHELQAQLTQERDTLDEEYHFIATCNEGGEFMAPEKVDRLKQIASRTWLRTLPDRIGISHEEKERKAREPEAQLPVTEALLADKAEHILIRSERDKLAEDNPWGFKVKVPEHMYNRGELYNLGVARGTLSEEERYKINEHIIQTIIMLEKLPFPRHLHRVPEIAGGHHEKMDGTGYPKRLKRDEMSSPARMMAIADIFEALTAIDRPYKKGKTLSEAIKIMGFMIKDQHIDPEIFSLFLSEGLHLEYARRFMKPEQIDEVDISPYILNA